In one window of Frigoriglobus tundricola DNA:
- a CDS encoding mycofactocin-coupled SDR family oxidoreductase (This oxidoreductase belongs to a branch of the SDR family in which the NAD cofactor is especially deeply buried and is non-exchangeable. Members of this branch occur only in species that product mycofactocin, a small molecule electron carrier derived from the final two residues of the mycofactocin precursor protein, MftA. Mycofactocin is thought to mediate transfers of electrons between such non-exchangeable NAD cofactors from different enzymes acting on different substates, and has been shown to play a role in the metabolism of alcohols and aldehydes in Mycolicibacterium smegmatis and in Mycobacterium tuberculosis.) produces MSTGLKGKVALVTGAAHGQGRAAALALAREGVHIAALDVAKPLAYPGYALGAAHDLDSLVDECRALGVSCLAFAADVRDDAAVSAAVESTVERLGRIDVLFNNAGICGYALVHELEEAAWDAMLDINLKGAWLVARRVIPHLIAQKSGVIINNSSVMGLRGGARLSHYVASKWGLVGLTKSWAIELAPHNVRVISIHPTGVNTPMNDGLAALEGLTPIEVAERSAGNLLPVPWVEPEDVAAAVVFLASDQARFITGSQFVLDAGLLSR; encoded by the coding sequence ATGAGCACCGGGCTGAAGGGGAAGGTGGCGCTCGTGACTGGCGCGGCGCACGGCCAGGGCCGAGCGGCGGCTCTTGCACTGGCCCGCGAAGGCGTTCACATCGCCGCGCTCGATGTGGCGAAGCCGCTGGCGTACCCGGGCTACGCGCTCGGCGCGGCACACGACCTCGATTCGCTGGTGGACGAGTGCCGGGCGCTCGGCGTGAGCTGTCTGGCGTTCGCGGCCGACGTGCGCGACGACGCGGCCGTGAGCGCCGCGGTGGAATCGACCGTCGAGCGACTCGGCCGGATCGACGTGCTGTTCAACAACGCGGGCATTTGCGGGTACGCCCTCGTCCACGAACTCGAAGAGGCCGCGTGGGACGCGATGCTCGACATCAACCTGAAGGGCGCGTGGCTGGTGGCCCGGCGCGTGATCCCGCACCTGATCGCGCAGAAGAGCGGCGTCATAATCAACAACTCGTCGGTGATGGGCCTCCGCGGCGGCGCCCGACTCTCGCACTACGTCGCGTCGAAGTGGGGGCTGGTGGGCTTAACGAAGTCGTGGGCCATTGAACTCGCCCCGCACAACGTCCGCGTGATCTCGATTCACCCGACCGGGGTGAACACGCCGATGAACGACGGCCTGGCGGCCCTCGAAGGGCTGACGCCGATCGAGGTCGCCGAGCGGTCGGCCGGGAACCTGCTCCCGGTGCCGTGGGTGGAACCCGAGGACGTGGCCGCCGCGGTCGTGTTCCTGGCGTCCGACCAGGCGCGATTCATCACCGGGTCGCAGTTCGTCCTCGACGCCGGCCTCCTCAGCCGCTAA
- a CDS encoding carboxymuconolactone decarboxylase family protein, with amino-acid sequence MARIPPSNAEDTGPRARKLLDEQIASHGRATNMKRTLAHSPPALFALMRWYDLHAEVVAALGKRATTLFAFAISAQTDCLICSTFFRRWLIEGGEDPDDLRLNDRERALVEFGRQLARDANAVPDEVFDAATHGLTAEQAVALTAFGGLMIATNVFNNALKVDLDEYLFPFRREAT; translated from the coding sequence TTGGCACGCATCCCCCCGTCGAACGCCGAAGACACGGGACCGCGGGCGCGGAAGCTCCTCGACGAGCAGATCGCCAGTCACGGCCGCGCCACCAACATGAAGCGGACCCTGGCGCACTCGCCCCCCGCGCTCTTCGCGCTGATGCGGTGGTACGACCTGCACGCCGAAGTGGTGGCGGCGCTCGGCAAGCGCGCGACGACTCTTTTCGCGTTCGCGATCTCCGCGCAGACCGACTGCCTGATCTGCTCCACATTCTTCCGCCGGTGGCTGATCGAGGGCGGCGAGGACCCGGACGACCTCCGGCTGAACGACCGCGAGCGGGCGCTGGTCGAGTTCGGCCGCCAGCTCGCCCGCGACGCCAATGCGGTTCCTGACGAGGTGTTCGACGCCGCGACTCACGGCCTCACCGCCGAACAGGCGGTCGCGCTCACCGCGTTCGGCGGGCTGATGATTGCCACGAACGTGTTCAACAACGCGCTGAAGGTCGATCTGGACGAGTACCTGTTCCCGTTCCGCAGGGAGGCGACATGA
- a CDS encoding alpha/beta hydrolase gives MTWLNRSLFALAVVVAAALPVTAEDKKPVPAPAPAAPAAAGAEVEVVKDLAYAGTTDERQKLDLYLPKGKKDYPLVLFLHGGGFSKGDRKDAATFGDTLAKQGIGVAAVGYRLFPEAKHPQQVQDAAKAFAWLKSNAATRGWRADALFVSGHSAGGHLAALLGTDEQYLKAEKLALSDVRGVIALSGAYVVPDARKDVFGDEAARKAASPLTHVKAGLPGFLLVYADKDSPGRDALSKEFAAALLRVKVEVQVIEAKDREHGTLFTKITAGDPTGDAVVAFVRTHSGKK, from the coding sequence ATGACGTGGTTGAACCGTTCGCTGTTCGCGCTCGCGGTCGTTGTGGCCGCGGCCCTCCCGGTGACCGCCGAGGACAAGAAGCCCGTCCCCGCCCCCGCGCCGGCAGCGCCGGCCGCGGCGGGCGCCGAGGTCGAGGTGGTGAAGGATCTGGCCTACGCCGGTACCACCGACGAGCGTCAGAAGCTCGACCTGTACCTGCCGAAGGGTAAGAAGGACTACCCGCTGGTGCTGTTCCTGCACGGCGGCGGGTTCTCCAAGGGCGACCGCAAGGACGCCGCCACGTTCGGCGACACGCTCGCCAAGCAGGGCATCGGGGTCGCGGCAGTCGGCTACCGGCTGTTCCCGGAGGCCAAGCACCCGCAGCAGGTGCAGGACGCCGCCAAGGCGTTCGCGTGGCTCAAGTCGAACGCCGCCACTCGCGGGTGGCGCGCCGACGCGCTGTTCGTCTCCGGGCACTCCGCCGGCGGACACCTCGCGGCGCTGCTCGGCACCGACGAGCAGTACCTCAAGGCTGAAAAGCTCGCCCTGAGCGACGTACGCGGCGTCATCGCGCTGAGCGGTGCGTACGTGGTCCCGGACGCGCGCAAGGACGTCTTCGGCGACGAGGCCGCCCGCAAGGCCGCGTCCCCGCTCACACACGTCAAGGCCGGGCTGCCGGGGTTCTTGCTGGTCTACGCCGACAAGGACTCTCCCGGCCGCGACGCGCTCTCGAAGGAGTTCGCCGCCGCGCTGCTGCGGGTCAAGGTGGAGGTTCAGGTGATCGAGGCCAAGGACCGCGAGCACGGCACGCTGTTCACCAAGATCACGGCCGGTGACCCGACCGGGGACGCGGTGGTCGCGTTCGTCCGGACGCACAGCGGGAAGAAGTGA
- a CDS encoding sulfate/molybdate ABC transporter ATP-binding protein has protein sequence MSIAVRDVTKRFGAFAALDRVSVDISEGELLALLGPSGSGKTTLLRVIAGLERPDAGAVLIKDDDVTRTSARDRNVGFVFQHYALFRHMTVFENVAFGLRVRNWCAGDVRARVEELLALVRLGELGGRYPGELSGGQRQRVALARALAARPRVLLLDEPFGALDAKVRAELRVWLRRLHDEHPVTTVFVTHDQEEAFEVADRVVIMSRGRVEQEGTPVEVFEHPANPFVMDFLGHVNVFHGRVHNGKAVVGEVEFDCPGSEGQTPGPARVYVRPHELGLAVDRNGEPALAAEVIHVIPAGSVTRVLVRVPGIEEPVGVALPQERFAELVLQKGATVFITPRRVRVFAGDYVI, from the coding sequence ATGAGCATCGCCGTCCGCGACGTGACGAAGCGATTCGGGGCGTTCGCGGCACTTGACCGCGTCAGCGTGGACATCTCCGAAGGCGAGTTGCTCGCTCTGCTCGGTCCGTCCGGGTCCGGGAAGACGACGCTGCTCCGCGTCATCGCCGGTCTGGAACGTCCGGACGCCGGTGCGGTGTTGATCAAAGACGACGACGTCACCCGCACGTCCGCCCGCGACCGGAACGTCGGATTCGTTTTTCAGCATTACGCGCTGTTCCGGCACATGACCGTGTTCGAGAACGTCGCGTTCGGGTTGCGCGTGCGGAACTGGTGCGCTGGGGACGTGCGGGCACGGGTCGAGGAGCTGCTCGCGCTGGTGCGACTCGGCGAACTCGGCGGGCGCTACCCGGGCGAGTTGTCCGGCGGGCAGCGTCAACGGGTGGCGCTGGCCCGCGCGCTTGCCGCCCGGCCGCGGGTCCTGCTCCTCGACGAGCCTTTCGGCGCGCTGGACGCCAAGGTCCGCGCCGAGCTACGCGTCTGGCTCCGGCGGCTGCACGACGAGCACCCGGTGACCACGGTGTTCGTCACCCACGACCAGGAGGAAGCGTTCGAGGTGGCCGATCGCGTGGTCATCATGAGCCGGGGCCGCGTGGAACAGGAGGGGACGCCGGTCGAGGTGTTCGAGCACCCCGCGAACCCGTTCGTGATGGACTTCCTCGGGCATGTGAACGTGTTCCACGGCCGCGTTCACAACGGCAAGGCGGTGGTGGGCGAGGTCGAGTTCGACTGCCCCGGGTCCGAAGGACAAACGCCCGGCCCGGCCCGCGTGTACGTCCGCCCGCACGAACTCGGTCTGGCCGTGGACCGAAACGGCGAGCCGGCGCTCGCGGCCGAGGTGATTCATGTGATCCCTGCGGGATCGGTGACGCGGGTGCTGGTGCGCGTTCCGGGGATCGAGGAACCGGTGGGCGTCGCTCTTCCGCAGGAGCGGTTCGCGGAACTGGTACTCCAGAAAGGCGCCACCGTGTTCATCACGCCGCGCCGGGTCCGCGTGTTCGCCGGGGACTACGTTATCTGA
- a CDS encoding DUF1684 domain-containing protein, which yields MRTSSLVALVLASLATAQPSQPPSYPEQIQKWRATREEKLRAENGWLSLAGRFPLKDGANTFGTGSKNDIVFPAALNGTGPERLGTLHVDTAAKQVTLKLAEGVSMVSGDKSFSGERVLGTNPDKRDWVGLERLSMHVIERDGKYVLRLADSKSPVRKNFAGCVWYAPDEAFKVEAKFLPYPEGKALSIMNVIDEVSKQPCPGYAEFKLKGEVYKLDAIKEGDGLFFVFRDDTAGDTTYKPGRFLTIEKQPQANETFTLDFNKAYNPPCAFSEYTTCPLPPRQNVLKVRIEAGEKYREKR from the coding sequence ATGAGAACATCCTCGCTCGTCGCCCTTGTCCTCGCCTCCCTTGCAACGGCGCAGCCGTCGCAGCCCCCGTCTTATCCGGAGCAGATCCAGAAGTGGCGCGCGACGCGGGAAGAAAAGCTGCGCGCGGAGAACGGCTGGCTGAGCCTCGCCGGCCGCTTCCCGCTGAAGGACGGCGCGAACACGTTCGGCACCGGCAGCAAGAACGACATCGTGTTCCCCGCCGCGCTCAACGGGACCGGCCCAGAGCGGTTGGGCACCCTCCACGTCGATACCGCGGCCAAGCAGGTCACACTGAAACTGGCCGAGGGCGTGTCGATGGTCAGCGGGGACAAGTCCTTCAGCGGCGAGCGGGTTCTCGGTACGAACCCCGACAAGCGGGACTGGGTCGGGCTCGAACGGCTCAGCATGCACGTCATCGAGCGCGACGGCAAGTACGTCCTGCGCCTGGCCGACAGCAAGTCGCCGGTGCGGAAAAACTTCGCCGGGTGCGTCTGGTACGCGCCCGATGAGGCGTTCAAGGTCGAGGCCAAGTTCTTGCCCTACCCCGAGGGCAAGGCGCTCTCCATTATGAACGTGATCGACGAGGTCTCCAAGCAGCCGTGCCCCGGGTACGCGGAGTTCAAGCTCAAGGGTGAGGTGTATAAACTGGACGCGATCAAGGAGGGCGACGGGCTGTTCTTCGTGTTCCGCGACGACACGGCGGGCGACACCACCTACAAGCCGGGCCGCTTCCTGACCATCGAGAAGCAACCACAGGCGAACGAAACGTTCACGCTGGACTTCAACAAGGCGTACAACCCGCCGTGTGCGTTTTCCGAGTACACGACCTGCCCGCTGCCGCCACGTCAGAACGTGCTGAAAGTTCGCATCGAAGCCGGTGAGAAGTACCGCGAGAAGCGTTGA
- a CDS encoding pyridoxal phosphate-dependent aminotransferase, with translation MLANRVQHFSESVIRETSRIAQRYGAINLGQGMPDFDPPEEVKEAACRAIRDGFNQYAVTWGIASLRQAIAAKMRAFNGLDWADADAHVTVCCGATECMMATMLALIDPGDEVVIFQPFYENYGPDAKLTGATPKWVPLRAPDWSFDPDELRAAFSPRTKAVIINTPNNPTGKVFTRAELDVIAGLCREFDAVAISDEIYEYINFTDRPHVSIATLPGMAERTVTISGLSKTFSATGWRLGYCVAPEAITAGIRKAHDFLTVGAPHPLQVAGAVAMALPQSYFDGLRDHYRHRRDLFLPYLERAGFAVRPPDGAYYVMADFSALSEVDDVSFVRRMIESVGVAGVPGSSFHDPKERGRKLVRFMFAKKDEALHGAGERLLSLREKLN, from the coding sequence ATGCTCGCGAACCGCGTTCAGCACTTTTCCGAATCGGTGATCCGCGAAACCAGCCGGATCGCGCAGCGGTACGGGGCCATCAACCTCGGCCAGGGGATGCCCGACTTCGACCCGCCCGAAGAGGTGAAAGAGGCCGCGTGCCGGGCGATCCGCGACGGCTTCAACCAGTACGCGGTGACGTGGGGCATCGCGAGCCTGCGACAGGCGATCGCGGCCAAGATGCGCGCGTTCAACGGCCTGGATTGGGCCGACGCCGATGCGCACGTCACCGTCTGTTGCGGCGCGACCGAATGCATGATGGCGACCATGCTCGCGCTGATCGATCCGGGCGACGAAGTGGTGATCTTCCAGCCCTTCTACGAGAACTACGGCCCGGACGCGAAACTCACCGGGGCCACGCCGAAGTGGGTGCCGCTCCGCGCCCCGGACTGGTCGTTCGACCCAGACGAGCTGCGGGCCGCGTTCTCGCCGCGCACGAAGGCGGTCATCATCAACACGCCGAACAACCCGACGGGCAAAGTGTTCACCCGCGCCGAACTCGACGTGATCGCGGGCCTGTGCCGCGAGTTCGACGCGGTCGCCATCTCCGACGAGATTTACGAGTACATTAACTTCACGGACCGGCCGCACGTCAGTATCGCCACACTGCCGGGCATGGCCGAGCGCACGGTGACCATCAGCGGGCTGTCGAAAACGTTCAGTGCGACGGGGTGGCGGTTGGGTTACTGCGTAGCGCCAGAGGCCATCACCGCGGGCATCCGGAAGGCGCACGACTTCCTGACGGTCGGCGCGCCGCACCCGCTTCAGGTGGCCGGGGCGGTCGCCATGGCTCTGCCGCAAAGCTACTTCGACGGGCTACGCGACCACTACCGGCACCGCCGCGACCTGTTCCTGCCGTACCTGGAGCGGGCGGGGTTCGCGGTGCGCCCGCCGGACGGCGCGTACTACGTGATGGCCGACTTCTCGGCGCTGAGCGAAGTCGATGACGTGTCGTTCGTGCGGCGGATGATCGAGTCGGTGGGTGTCGCGGGCGTGCCGGGGAGCAGCTTCCACGACCCGAAGGAACGGGGGCGGAAACTGGTGCGGTTCATGTTCGCGAAGAAGGACGAGGCGCTCCACGGAGCGGGCGAACGCCTGCTGAGCCTCCGCGAGAAGCTGAACTGA
- a CDS encoding DUF1559 domain-containing protein — protein sequence MLRFTSPRKGFTLIELLVVIAIIAILIGLLLPAVQKVRDAAARMSCQNNLKQLGLAALNYESANGYLPPAAKWSYDAGTVLGFDDDNPNPPTTRAQAIAQGDVNNSPGYDRHSIYAYLLPYIERNDLASRYDFTYQWNQKNGPNAPLIAARIKTVECPASPGSGSRTLATGGVQAATADYAPCTGVNPNIATAGIVASRGFYAGYFKNIYPTPQKATRLTDITDGTSNTIGFIESAGRPNLYINGQPAPTTNLLDESNPDETPSGDYLGAGFVTGSPWSQPRIQTKLTGWNSATNSYYGNCWVNCTNAEEIYGFHAGGANVTFGDGSVRFLTKSISSETAVSLATRAAGDIPGSDY from the coding sequence ATGCTTCGTTTCACGTCCCCACGGAAGGGGTTCACGCTGATCGAACTCCTCGTCGTCATCGCGATCATCGCCATCCTGATCGGATTGCTCCTGCCGGCGGTTCAGAAGGTGCGTGATGCGGCGGCCCGGATGAGCTGCCAGAACAACCTGAAGCAACTCGGCCTGGCGGCCCTGAACTACGAGAGCGCCAACGGGTACCTGCCGCCCGCCGCGAAGTGGTCGTACGACGCGGGCACCGTCCTGGGGTTCGACGACGACAACCCGAACCCGCCGACGACTCGTGCGCAAGCGATCGCCCAGGGTGACGTGAACAATTCACCCGGCTACGACCGGCACTCGATCTACGCCTACTTGCTCCCATACATCGAGCGGAACGATCTCGCGAGCCGTTACGACTTCACGTACCAGTGGAACCAGAAAAATGGGCCGAACGCGCCGCTGATCGCGGCCCGGATCAAGACCGTCGAGTGCCCGGCGTCGCCCGGTTCCGGGAGCCGGACCTTGGCGACGGGCGGCGTGCAAGCCGCGACGGCCGACTACGCCCCGTGCACCGGCGTGAACCCGAACATCGCCACCGCCGGGATCGTCGCCTCCCGGGGGTTCTACGCCGGGTACTTCAAGAACATATACCCCACCCCCCAGAAGGCGACCCGGCTCACGGACATCACCGACGGCACCTCGAACACGATCGGGTTCATCGAGTCGGCCGGTCGGCCGAACCTGTACATCAACGGTCAGCCGGCCCCCACCACGAACTTGCTCGACGAGAGCAACCCGGACGAGACCCCGTCGGGCGACTACCTGGGGGCCGGGTTCGTCACCGGATCGCCGTGGTCCCAGCCGCGGATCCAGACCAAGCTCACCGGATGGAACTCGGCGACGAACTCGTACTACGGGAACTGCTGGGTGAACTGCACCAACGCGGAAGAGATCTACGGGTTCCACGCCGGCGGGGCGAACGTCACCTTCGGCGACGGCTCCGTTCGGTTCCTCACCAAGAGCATCTCCAGCGAAACCGCCGTGTCGCTGGCGACCCGCGCCGCCGGGGACATTCCCGGCAGCGACTACTGA
- a CDS encoding DUF1501 domain-containing protein: MLTLSAPRGTRTCDGVTRRELLRAGGIGVAGLTLPGLLKAEDGKAGAPTKRVGTARSVIVFCTNGGTGQHDSFDPKPDAPAEIRGKYTGTDTNVRGIRLNEHLPHLAKQADKFSLIRSLHHTDTVHPSALYWTLCGAKIPRAVTPESATMSREDRPHFGSAATKLLPGRKDLPGFVMMPVAMGPNGPEWPGQFAGFLGAAHDPYRVNSYAGEPNFTPGAVASDPTLPSSRLDARRALLAQVSEGGRHLDAQAATKGLDPHFAKAFDMVSSPAAQKAFDLDAEPKAIREKYGDHTFGQQCLLARRLVEAGVRLVQINWPRSNIGGRGGAGYDTHANGFKLIEDNLYPATDKAFAALFADLHDRGLLDETLVIFFNEFGRTPKINAANGRDHWPFVYSILLGGGGVKGGRVYGASDKVGAYPASDPAKPEDLLATIYHALGIDLDTVLYDALQRPHHLIDGQPIKALLS; this comes from the coding sequence ATGCTCACCCTTAGCGCCCCACGGGGCACCCGCACCTGCGACGGGGTCACCCGGCGCGAGTTGCTCCGCGCCGGCGGCATCGGCGTCGCCGGGCTGACCCTGCCCGGGCTCCTGAAGGCCGAAGACGGCAAGGCGGGGGCGCCCACGAAGCGGGTCGGCACCGCCCGATCGGTGATCGTGTTCTGCACCAACGGCGGCACCGGCCAGCACGACAGCTTCGACCCGAAGCCGGACGCGCCCGCCGAGATCCGCGGGAAGTACACCGGCACCGACACCAACGTCCGCGGCATCCGGCTCAACGAGCACCTGCCGCACCTCGCGAAGCAGGCGGACAAGTTCAGCCTGATCCGCTCGCTGCACCACACCGACACGGTCCACCCGTCGGCGCTGTACTGGACGCTGTGCGGGGCGAAGATCCCGCGCGCGGTCACGCCCGAGTCCGCGACGATGAGCCGCGAGGACCGGCCGCACTTCGGGTCGGCCGCGACGAAGCTCCTGCCCGGCCGCAAGGACCTGCCGGGGTTCGTGATGATGCCGGTGGCGATGGGGCCCAACGGGCCCGAATGGCCGGGGCAGTTCGCCGGCTTCCTCGGCGCGGCCCACGACCCGTACCGCGTCAACAGCTACGCGGGCGAGCCGAACTTCACCCCCGGCGCGGTCGCCTCCGACCCGACACTGCCCTCCTCGCGGCTCGACGCGCGCCGGGCGCTGCTCGCGCAGGTCAGTGAGGGCGGCAGGCACCTCGACGCGCAGGCCGCCACGAAGGGCCTGGACCCGCACTTCGCCAAGGCGTTCGACATGGTCAGTTCGCCCGCCGCGCAGAAGGCGTTCGACCTCGACGCCGAACCCAAGGCGATCCGCGAGAAGTACGGGGACCACACCTTCGGCCAGCAGTGCCTGCTCGCCCGCCGCCTGGTGGAGGCGGGGGTCCGGCTGGTGCAAATCAACTGGCCGCGGTCGAACATCGGCGGGCGCGGCGGGGCCGGGTACGACACGCACGCGAACGGCTTCAAGCTGATCGAGGACAACCTGTACCCGGCGACGGACAAGGCGTTCGCCGCGCTGTTCGCGGACCTGCACGACCGCGGGCTGCTCGACGAGACGCTGGTGATCTTCTTCAACGAGTTCGGCCGCACGCCGAAGATCAACGCCGCGAACGGCCGCGACCACTGGCCGTTCGTGTACTCGATCCTGCTCGGCGGCGGCGGCGTGAAGGGCGGCCGCGTCTACGGCGCCAGCGACAAGGTCGGCGCGTACCCCGCGAGCGACCCGGCGAAGCCCGAGGACCTGCTCGCGACCATCTACCACGCGCTCGGGATCGACCTGGACACGGTGCTGTACGACGCGCTCCAGCGCCCGCACCACCTGATCGACGGCCAGCCCATCAAGGCGCTGCTGTCCTGA